A genomic stretch from Setaria viridis chromosome 1, Setaria_viridis_v4.0, whole genome shotgun sequence includes:
- the LOC117858059 gene encoding uncharacterized protein: MGCKACDKPKPNYRKGLWSPEEDQKLRDYILRHGHGCWSALPAKAGLHRNGKSCRLRWINYLRPGLKHGMFSPEEEETVMSLHATLGNKWSRIARHLPGRTDNEVKNYWNSYLKKRVEGKEAPSTAATSSGADSEDSQCAKPGDGAAQEAPADSGSSEPRESSSADSSCLTGPPAACRPHAPVAPPKVMFADWLDMDMDCIVGGPVAAAPGLDAAGVVGASPSTGGDRNHRHHQVMSQGSVQVDGPSGVDDVSLHGFGDTGASCWEFQEHFDSIDQMSTTGFCDLLSMSEYFGLN, from the exons ATGGGGTGCAAGGCGTGCGACAAGCCCAAGCCCAACTACCGCAAGGGCCTgtggtcgccggaggaggaccaGAAGCTCCGCGACTACATCCTCCGCCACGGCCACGGCTGCTGGAGCGCGCTCCCCGCCAAAGCCG GGCTCCACCGGAACGGCAAGAGCTGCAGGCTGCGGTGGATCAACTACCTGCGGCCGGGGCTGAAGCACGGCATGTtctcgccggaggaggaggagacggtgaTGAGCCTCCACGCCACGCTCGGCAACAA GTGGTCGAGGATCGCACGGCACCTGCCTGGCAGGACCGACAACGAGGTCAAGAACTACTGGAACTCGTACCTCAAGAAGAGGGTCGAGGGCAAGGAGGCCCCGAGCACGGCCGCGACCAGCTCCGGCGCCGATTCGGAGGACTCGCAGTGCGCCAAGCCCGGGGACGGCGCGGCGCAGGAGGCGCCGGCGGACTCCGGCTCGTCGGAGCCGCGCGAGTCGTCGTCGGCCGACTCGAGCTGCCTCACGGGCCCGCCCGCTGCCTGCAGGCCCCACGCGCCCGTGGCGCCGCCCAAGGTGATGTTCGCGGACTGGctggacatggacatggactGCATCGTTGGTGGCCCGGTCGCGGCGGCACCTGGTCTGGACGCTGCGGGCGTGGTTGGTGCGAGCCCCAGCACGGGCGGCGATCGCAACCATCGCCACCACCAGGTGATGAGCCAGGGGTCCGTGCAGGTGGATGGGCCATCCGGTGTCGACGATGTGTCCCTGCACGGGTTCGGTGACACCGGCGCCAGCTGCTGGGAGTTCCAGGAGCACTTCGACAGCATCGATCAGATGAGCACCACCGGCTTCTGCGACCTGCTCTCTATGAGCGAGTACTTCGGGCTCAACTAG
- the LOC117864019 gene encoding DEAD-box ATP-dependent RNA helicase 8 → MDPRARYPPGMGNGRGGNPNYYGRGPPPQQPQQPHHQHQQTSGAHHHQQYAQRQQQQHHHHNYNHQQQHHNHHQQQQQQQWLRRNQIAREAAGAAGTSEPKALAPSTAADGVDSSSQDWKAQLKLPPQDTRYRTEDVTATKGNEFEDYFLKRELLMGIYEKGFERPSPIQEESIPIALTGSDILARAKNGTGKTAAFCIPALEKIDQDKNAIQVVILVPTRELALQTSQVCKELGKHLKIQVMVTTGGTSLKDDIVRLYQPVHLLVGTPGRILDLTKKGICILKDCSMLIMDEADKLLSPEFQPSVEQLIRYLPASRQILMFSATFPVTVKEFKDKYLPKPYVINLMDELTLKGITQFYAFVEERQKVHCLNTLFSKLQINQSIIFCNSVNRVELLAKKITELGYSCFYIHAKMLQDHRNRVFHDFRNGACRNLVCTDLFTRGIDIQAVNVVVNFDFPKNSETYLHRVGRSGRFGHLGLAVNLITYEDRFNLYRIEQELGTEIKPIPPQIDQAIYCQ, encoded by the exons ATGGATCCGCGCGCCAGGTACCCTCCGGGCATGGGCAACGGCCGCGGCGGGAACCCCAACTACTAcggccgcggcccgccgccgcaACAGCCGCAACagccgcaccaccagcaccagcagacGTCGGGGgcgcaccaccaccagcagtacgcgcagaggcagcagcagcagcatcaccaCCACAACTACAatcaccagcagcagcaccacaatcaccaccagcaacagcagcagcagcagtggctGAGGCGGAACCAGATCGCCCGCGAGGCCGCTGGCGCGGCCGGTACCAGCGAGCCGAAGGCCCTGGCGCCATCCACGGCCGCCGATGGCGTGGATTCTAG TTCGCAAGATTGGAAAGCCCAATTGAAGCTGCCGCCTCAAGATACACGCTACAGGACAGAG GATGTTACAGCCACTAAGGGAAATGAGTTTGAAGACTACTTTCTCAAGCGTGAACTCCTGATGGGGATATACGAGAAGGGATTTGAAAGACCCTCTCCTATCCAAGAGGAAAGCATTCCTATTGCTTTAACTGGTAGTGACATTCTTGCAAGAGCGAAGAATGGAACTGGCAAGACTGCTGCATTTTGTATTCCTGCACTGGAAAAGATTGATCAAGATAAAAATGCTATTCAAG TTGTTATATTGGTTCCCACAAGGGAATTGGCTCTACAGACATCGCAAGTTTGCAAGGAGCTTGGTAAGCATTTGAAGATCCAAGTTATGGTTACCACCGGTGGGACCAGCTTGAAGGATGATATTGTTCGTCTGTACCAACCTGTACATTTACTTGTTGGAACACCTGGGCGTATTTTGGATCTTACAAAGAAAGGTATTTGCATTTTGAAGGACTGTTCAATGCTTATTATGGATGAG GCAGACAAGCTTCTCTCTCCTGAGTTTCAACCTTCCGTGGAACAGTTGATTCGCTACCTCCCTGCTAGCCGACAGATTTTGATGTTTTCAGCAACATTCCCTGTGACTGTTAAGGAGTTCAAGGACAAATATCTGCCTAAACCTTACGTGATTAACCTTATGGATGAACTTACACTGAAGGGAATTACACAGTTCTACGCATTTGTTGAAGAAAGACAGAAAGTTCACTGTCTTAACACCCTCTTTTCCAAG CTTCAAATCAACCAGTCAATAATATTCTGTAACTCTGTAAATCGTGTCGAACTATTGGCGAAGAAGATCACAGAGCTTGGTTATTCTTGCTTCTATATTCACGCAAAGATGCTGCAAGACCACCGTAATAGAGTTTTCCATGATTTCCGTAACGGGGCATGCAGGAACCTTGTTTGTACTG ATCTTTTTACAAGGGGAATTGATATTCAAGCTGTCAATGTCGTTGTCAATTTTGATTTCCCCAAGAACTCTGAAACCTATCTCCACAGG GTTGGTAGATCTGGGAGATTTGGTCACCTTGGTCTGGCTGTGAATTTGATCACCTATGAGGATCGGTTTAACCT GTATAGGATTGAACAAGAGCTTGGGACTGAAATAAAACCAATTCCTCCTCAGATAGACCAGGCTATATATTGCCAATAA